In Luteimonas viscosa, the genomic window TCTCGGCCTCGATGTCCCAGTTCTGCGGGCCGGTCTGGCGCCAGTCGAACTCGGCCAGCAGGTCCAGCCCCGTCGCATCGGTGAAGCGGATCAGCGCTGCGATCGGCGCGTCTCGGTTCTCCGGGAACTCCAGCGTGGCTTCCGTGGCGAACACCGGCTGCGACAGGATCCGGCTGACGATCGACAGCGCGTTGATGCCCGGATCGAACACGCCCAGCCCGCCCGGCTGCCAGATCCAGTCCTGCCCGGGATGCCACTGGCGCACGTCCTCCTTCCACGCAACCCGCATGGCTCGGATGCGGGTACCGGCCAGGAACGTTCGTGCGGCCTCCACCGCCGGGGCGTAGCGCGAATGCCAGCTGGCGAACAGCGACACGTCGTTCGCGGCGGCGCGCGCGGCCAGGTCCTCCACCTCCGAGAGCGTGGCGCCCGGCGGCTTTTCCAGGAACACGTGCTTGCCGGCCTCCAGCGCCTGTACCGCCGCCGCGTAGCGGTACTGCGGCGGCATGCACAGCGAGACGGCCTGGATCGACGGCACCGCCTGCAGCATGTCCCCGATCGTGCCGAAGTTGTCGATGCCCTCGACCCGCCCGTTGCGGCTGGCGGCCGCGACCAGCCGGTAGTCCGCGTTGCCGGCCACGGCCGGGAGGTGCTGGTCGCGCACGATCTTGCCGACGCCGACGATCGCGAGGTTGATGGTTGACACGGGTGCGGTCTCCACGGAAGGGCACGGGGGTGGTACGGACGAGAATCCTGCCTGCGAATGGTGGTTTGCCTGCGACATCGCCTGCCGGCCCGAGGAAATGCCGGAAAAGTCGGTTTGTCATTCCGAACGCAGTAACGCAGTTTGTCATTCCGAACGCAGTGAGGAATCTTGGAGGATCAAGAGCATAGATCTCTCGCTACGCTCGAGATGACAGTCAGCGCTTCCCCGGTCTCAGGAGAGTTCCAGCGCTGCCGAGAGCTCCAGCGCCGCCGCCACCTCGCCCCAGGCGCGGCCGCGTCCCGGGCAGGCGAAGCGGTACAGGATCTCACGCCGGTACGCCTTGCCCGGACGCAGGATCGCAGGCGGGAACGCCGACCGGTTCGGCGCATCGGGAAAATCCTGCGGCTCCAGGCACAGCCCGCGCCCCAGGCCCGGGTGCTGACGGTCGAGCCCCTGCCCGCCATAGAGCTGCAGCGCGGGCGCATCGCAGTCGATCCGCATCGCCACCCCGCTGTGTGGCGAATACAGCGCGGCGGCGAACGCGTGGCCGGGCCGCTGCACCAGGCAATGGTCGTAGCCGCCGCCGGCGCGCAGTTGCGCATCCCCGGCATCGAAGCGCGCATCCAGTGTGGCCGCGGCGCGGAAGTCGAACGGCGTGCCCGCCACGTCGGCCACGGTGCCGAGCGGGATCAGGTCGTCAGCCACCGGCAGGTAGCCGCTCGCCGGCACCTGCAGCCACTGCGCCGAGGCAGGCACCGAAGCATCGCCCGCGAGGTTGAAATAGGGATGGTGGGTGGGGTTGAACGGCGTCGGCGCATCGCTGCCCGCTTCGAACACCAGGTCGAGGCCGTCGTCGCGGACACGGTAGGTCGCGATCACATCCAGATTGCCCGGATAGCCCTCCTCGCCATCGGGCGAACGATGGCGCAGCACCAGCTCGTCGCGTGCGTGCGCTTCCACCTCCCACATGCGACGGCCGAATCCCAGATGACCGCCATGCAGGTGGTTGCGGCCCTCGTTGGCGGAAAGCACGTGCTCGCGCCCGTCCAGCGTGAAGCGCGACCCGCCGATGCGGTTGCCATACCGGCCCACCAGGATCCCGAGATACGCCGGATCGGCGTAGTAGGTCTGCGCATCGGGCAGTCGCAGCACCGCGTCGACCCGCCCGTCCGCGCCCGGCACCACCAGCCGGGCGAGGATGCCGCCGAGGTCGAGCACGTCGGCCACCACGCCGTCGTCGTCGCCCAGCCGGTAGGCGCGCACCTCGCGCCCGTCGTCGAGCCGGCCGAACGATCGGATTCTTTCCACGCCTGTTCCGGAAGCGACTGATCGAGCGCGGCAGCATATGCGCGGGCACGCCCGCACAACCATCGCGCATTTGGAATGCCTGGAAGCGGGAATGGAATACCTGCTCCGATATATGAAACCGGATATTGATGGGTTGGTTTATTTCATTAGAAGGTTATCTCAACCGCGACTAATCTCGACCCGACAACCGCCACAGGCCCGCCCACGACGCGCCAGCGGATGCACGACCGCCACTCCACCGTGCGGTCCACAACTCGAGTTGTTCGCGTCCAGACGTAGACCGGGAGGGGTTGAAGTGACGACGCACGAAGCAGTCGGCATGCGCGCATGCCGGTACGCACCGCATCCGTTTTTCCGCATCCACGATCAAGCGCCCCGCCTGCGGCGCGGCTTGCGCGTGCCGGCCCGATCCCTGCCGCCACAACGGTTCCCTGATCCCGCGGTGGCATCGCGCCACGCGATGCCATCCCCGTTCCGCACGTCCGCCGCGGCATGCCGCGGCACCACGCTTCACGAGAGAGAGGCTCGCCCATGAACCGTCCGACCCGCTGGACCCCGACCCGTTCGCTGCGCCAGGCCGCGCTGCCCGCGGCGCTGGCCATGGCCCTGTCCGCGCTGCCTGCGGCCGCCCAGGAATCCGCGCAGCCCTGCCCCACGCCGGCCGATCCCGATGCGACCTGCGAACCGGCGGACGCGACGCCCGCCGCGACCGATCTCGACCGGGTCGAGGTCCGCGGCCTGCGCGCCAGCATGATCGACGCGCTGCAGATCAAGCAGGGCTCGATGCAGATCGTCGATGCGATCGTCGCCGAGGACATCGGCAAGTTCCCCGACAACAACCTGGTCGAGGCGCTGCAGCGCGTGACCGGCGTGCAGACCACCGATCGCGGCGCCGGCGAGGTCACCACGGTGTCGATCCGCGGCCTCAACGACGTCACCACCACCATCAACGGACGCAACATCTTCACCGCATCGGGCCGTTCGGTGGCGCTGGCCGACATCCCCGCGAGCCTGCTGGCCAGCACCGAGATCTACAAGACCCGCTCGGCCAACCTGATCGAGACCGGCATCGCCGGCCAGATCGACATCCATACCCACCGCCCGTTCGACTTCGACGAGGCCACGGTGGTGGTCGCCGCGCGCGCCATCCACCAGGAGCAGAACGGCGAGACCGACCCCAACCTCAGCGCGCTGGTGTCCAACAGCTGGGACGTGGGCGGCGGCCGCTTCGGCGCGCTGGCCAACGTCTCCTACGCGGTCACCAACTACCGCGACCAGAGCGTGACCGCCGGTGCGATGGTGCCGTTCTTCACCGATGCGCCGCCCGAGGGCTTCGTACCCTACGAGCGCATCCCGACCGTGATCGACGGCGTCGAGGTCTGGCAACCGGGCCTGGAAGCCGGACTGCCCTTCGCGCCGGGATCGACCCTGCCGGTGCGCGGCCAGCAGTACGAATACGTGCTCTCGCGCGACGCGATCTTCGCCAGCGACTTCACCGGCCGACGCGAACGCCCCGCGGCCAACGTCTCGCTGCAGTGGGCGCCGAACGACACCTCCGAGTACGTGTTCGAGGCGTTCTACAACGGCTACCGCAACGAATCGTTCAACTCGCTGCTGTTCTCCTTCGTCGACTGGTGGGGCGCGCTGGGCGCGAACCCCGCGCAGAACATCGGCCTCTACGACGGCACCAACATCGTGCGCACGCGCCAGGGCATCGGCGCGCCCTACAACTTCACCAGCGGCGACCTCACCACCGGCAAGACCGACAGCTACCTGTACGCGTTCGGCGGCAAGTGGGAGATCGGCGACCGGCTGAAGCTGCAGTCGGAGGTCACCTACCAGGACAGCGAGTTCGAGACCGACTTCTTCGCCATGCGCACCGACCGGGTGACCAACGCGGTCTGGGTCGACTTCAACCGCGGCGGCGGCGTGCCGGCGTTCGGCTTCGAGGACAACCCCGCGACGCCGGACGTCGACGAGAGCCGCACCGACGATCCCGCGCAGTGGAACGTGGCACAGCTCTACGACAACGCCAACTACGCGCGCGGCGACGCCACCACCTTCACCTTCGACGGCGACTACGCCGCCGGCTGGGGCCCGCT contains:
- a CDS encoding aldose epimerase family protein is translated as MERIRSFGRLDDGREVRAYRLGDDDGVVADVLDLGGILARLVVPGADGRVDAVLRLPDAQTYYADPAYLGILVGRYGNRIGGSRFTLDGREHVLSANEGRNHLHGGHLGFGRRMWEVEAHARDELVLRHRSPDGEEGYPGNLDVIATYRVRDDGLDLVFEAGSDAPTPFNPTHHPYFNLAGDASVPASAQWLQVPASGYLPVADDLIPLGTVADVAGTPFDFRAAATLDARFDAGDAQLRAGGGYDHCLVQRPGHAFAAALYSPHSGVAMRIDCDAPALQLYGGQGLDRQHPGLGRGLCLEPQDFPDAPNRSAFPPAILRPGKAYRREILYRFACPGRGRAWGEVAAALELSAALELS
- a CDS encoding Gfo/Idh/MocA family protein translates to MSTINLAIVGVGKIVRDQHLPAVAGNADYRLVAAASRNGRVEGIDNFGTIGDMLQAVPSIQAVSLCMPPQYRYAAAVQALEAGKHVFLEKPPGATLSEVEDLAARAAANDVSLFASWHSRYAPAVEAARTFLAGTRIRAMRVAWKEDVRQWHPGQDWIWQPGGLGVFDPGINALSIVSRILSQPVFATEATLEFPENRDAPIAALIRFTDATGLDLLAEFDWRQTGPQNWDIEAETEAGPMRLSEGGAKLTVDGQLLHAEPEQEYPMLYRRFAELIRAGRSDVDLAPLRHVADAFMLGRRKVVEAFHD
- a CDS encoding TonB-dependent receptor, which produces MNRPTRWTPTRSLRQAALPAALAMALSALPAAAQESAQPCPTPADPDATCEPADATPAATDLDRVEVRGLRASMIDALQIKQGSMQIVDAIVAEDIGKFPDNNLVEALQRVTGVQTTDRGAGEVTTVSIRGLNDVTTTINGRNIFTASGRSVALADIPASLLASTEIYKTRSANLIETGIAGQIDIHTHRPFDFDEATVVVAARAIHQEQNGETDPNLSALVSNSWDVGGGRFGALANVSYAVTNYRDQSVTAGAMVPFFTDAPPEGFVPYERIPTVIDGVEVWQPGLEAGLPFAPGSTLPVRGQQYEYVLSRDAIFASDFTGRRERPAANVSLQWAPNDTSEYVFEAFYNGYRNESFNSLLFSFVDWWGALGANPAQNIGLYDGTNIVRTRQGIGAPYNFTSGDLTTGKTDSYLYAFGGKWEIGDRLKLQSEVTYQDSEFETDFFAMRTDRVTNAVWVDFNRGGGVPAFGFEDNPATPDVDESRTDDPAQWNVAQLYDNANYARGDATTFTFDGDYAAGWGPLDRITFGARYDNRTSSEGMRVGPDNACDRALPDCSLTANPGLVSINTGFFDGRADVPTSWVVPDGRYIRDNADFYRALYGRPTSDQLSMTENFNVDETSTALYLQGDFAFELGEQVLDGQLGVRYVDVDTDMVFGEGSDSANASKLLPSVMLRYSFTPNLMARLAYGETLRRPAFNQLNPNIIYVEDVTNIGYGTATGGNPGLEPTESTNYDLGLEWYFSPGSAVYATLFRREIEGMVTDFRRRVTFEGYDYILTQPDNASDGELEGLELGVVYFPESLPGLLDGFGVQASYTALDSSQDIPVTNSAGEVVDIQTTPMFGISDSSYSVVLAYERSRFSARLSYVWRDDFLHHYEAALFANPLGVYFNAEQSMDFQISYNASDNLTLTLDATNLTDELYQSYYEYPDTHNFGTALYSRTFAVGLRYRF